A genomic window from Rattus norvegicus strain BN/NHsdMcwi chromosome 9, GRCr8, whole genome shotgun sequence includes:
- the LOC134480529 gene encoding uncharacterized protein LOC134480529 isoform X2, which produces MRMMAMQMMTNSISDAMERYKELIQVNSSYRIRHSQLLREQAQLKNNIQILLNEKRELLVEQTELPAFSVETKRLCEEAGMNISDPSATQQQV; this is translated from the exons atgagaatgatggctatgcaaatgatgaccaactcaataagtgatgccatggagaggtacaaggagctcatacaagtgaacagttcctaccg catcaggcactcccagctcctgcgtgaacaagctcaattgaagaacaatatacagattttgctgaatgagaagagagaactgctggtggagcagactgaactgccagcattcTCTGTGGAGACAAaaaggctctgtgaagaggccggaatgaacatctctGACCCCAGTGCcacgcaacagcag